A region from the Arthrobacter roseus genome encodes:
- a CDS encoding M56 family metallopeptidase → MTAPITLFVFALVTAVLGPRLLRRLDWPSRAPRLGILAWQALSASVLLAVVFAGLSLAVPAIPWTTDLAALIESCAMALQAQYSTPGGVAVSATGAVLAFAVIGRVGFCLFRGLLSGRRTKKVQLDALVMVAQHHQGSEALVVDHPCAAAYCLPGRHRTVVFTTAALEALDEDQFAAVLAHERAHLQGNHHLILAAADALRRAFPRLAAFRIAHTEMIALVEMLADDTAVRSSPRLTVATALVRLAERGAAPAAALAAGGDTALVRVRRLVAPANPLGPVRTMVTGMAAAAVIVLPLVILAAPAATAGQDMLCPTDMPSSSSNLQGNCSAENMGLPAHVSDFC, encoded by the coding sequence ATGACAGCACCCATCACCCTGTTCGTCTTTGCTCTCGTTACAGCTGTGCTTGGCCCACGGCTCCTGCGTCGTCTGGACTGGCCGAGCCGAGCGCCACGGCTGGGCATCCTGGCCTGGCAGGCGCTGAGTGCGTCGGTACTGCTCGCGGTTGTGTTCGCCGGCCTGTCGCTGGCCGTTCCCGCTATTCCGTGGACCACGGATTTGGCGGCCCTGATTGAATCATGTGCCATGGCCCTGCAGGCCCAGTATTCAACTCCCGGCGGGGTGGCCGTGAGCGCCACCGGTGCGGTGCTCGCCTTTGCGGTGATCGGCCGGGTCGGATTCTGCCTTTTCCGTGGCCTTCTCAGCGGCCGACGGACGAAGAAAGTTCAGTTAGACGCGCTGGTCATGGTCGCACAGCACCATCAAGGCTCCGAGGCTCTGGTGGTTGATCACCCCTGCGCCGCCGCTTATTGTCTACCGGGTCGGCATCGGACGGTGGTGTTCACCACCGCCGCCCTTGAGGCTTTGGATGAGGACCAGTTTGCCGCCGTGCTGGCGCACGAGCGGGCTCACTTGCAGGGCAATCATCACCTGATTCTGGCAGCGGCCGATGCCCTGCGCCGGGCGTTTCCGCGGCTGGCTGCTTTCCGTATCGCTCATACCGAAATGATCGCCCTGGTGGAGATGCTCGCCGACGACACCGCAGTTCGTAGCAGCCCCCGGCTCACCGTTGCTACCGCCCTGGTACGGCTGGCCGAACGCGGCGCTGCCCCTGCCGCCGCATTGGCTGCCGGCGGCGATACTGCACTGGTTCGGGTCCGGCGTCTTGTCGCGCCGGCCAATCCACTGGGCCCGGTACGAACCATGGTGACGGGCATGGCCGCCGCTGCTGTGATAGTACTGCCCTTGGTGATTTTGGCAGCGCCGGCCGCCACTGCCGGTCAGGATATGCTCTGCCCTACCGATATGCCCAGCAGCAGCTCCAATCTTCAGGGAAATTGCTCAGCGGAGAACATGGGCCTTCCTGCCCATGTCAGCGATTTCTGCTAG